A genomic window from Vitis riparia cultivar Riparia Gloire de Montpellier isolate 1030 chromosome 18, EGFV_Vit.rip_1.0, whole genome shotgun sequence includes:
- the LOC117905785 gene encoding probable disease resistance protein At1g52660 gives MEFLSSILDLVPCLYDHTSKHTLYIRDLKKNIEALSKEMEKLNNLYEDVKAGVERAEQQQMKRRKEVGGWIREVEDMEKEGNEILRRGDQEIQKRCLGCCPRNCWSSYRIGKAVSEKLVAVSGQISKGHFDVVADMLPRPPVDELPMEEIVGSELTYDRICRCLKDPQVGIVGLYGMGGVGKTTLLKKINNDFLTTSTDFDVVIWVVVSKPSNIEKIQEVIWNKLQFPRDIWEIRSTKEEKAVEILRVLKTKKFVLLLDDIWERLDLLQMGVPHLDAQNKSKIVFTTRSQDVCHQMKAHKSIEVVCLSSEAAWTLFQKEVGEETLKSHPHILRLANIVADECKGLPLALITLGRAMAGEKDPSNWEKVLQDLSKFPAEISGMEDELFHRLKVSYDRLPDNVIKSCFTYFSLFPEDLEISNENLIEYWIGEGFLGEVHDIHEARDQGYKIIKKLKQACLLESCSLKEKRVKMHDVIHDMVLWLESECGKKKNKFSLNSDDFWLKESQEIPDLKTANKMSLWDENVEELLEPLVYPNLETLIVACNKLKKFPSGFFQFMPLIRVLDLSDNENLSELPTGIELGLVLAVVATAGLLGRLQHPFRFDLAGIEFCGLPLLSAFFA, from the coding sequence ATGGAGTTCCTGAGCTCAATCTTGGATCTTGTCCCATGCTTATATGATCACACCTCCAAGCATACGCTCTACATTCGTGatctgaaaaaaaatattgaagccTTGAGTAAGGAAATGGAAAAACTGAACAACTTGTATGAAGATGTGAAGGCAGGGGTTGAACGTGCAGAGCAACAACAGATGAAGCGCAGAAAGGAAGTGGGTGGTTGGATACGTGAAGTAGAAGACATGGAGAAAGAAGGCAACGAAATTCTGCGAAGAGGCGATCAAGAAATCCAGAAAAGATGTCTCGGATGCTGTCCCAGGAATTGTTGGTCCAGCTACAGGATTGGGAAGGCAGTAAGTGAAAAGCTCGTTGCTGTATCTGGTCAAATCAGCAAAGGGCATTTCGATGTTGTAGCCGACATGCTGCCTCGTCCTCCAGTAGATGAACTGCCCATGGAGGAGATTGTGGGCTCAGAATTGACGTATGACAGGATCTGTAGGTGTCTCAAAGATCCACAAGTGGGAATTGTGGGATTATATGGAATGGGGGGTGTGGGCAAAACCACCCTCTTGAAGAAAATCAACAATGACTTCCTCACTACATCCACCGATTTTGATGTTGTGATTTGGGTTGTGGTGTCAAAACCGTCCAACATTGAAAAAATTCAGGAAGTTATTTGGAATAAATTACAATTCCCACGTGATATATGGGAAATTAGAAGCACTAAGGAGGAGAAGGCTGTCGAAATATTGAGGGTTCTGAAAACAAAGAAGTTCGTGTTGTTGTTGGATGACATCTGGGAGCGACTTGATCTTCTACAAATGGGGGTTCCCCATCTTGATGCTCAAAATAAGTCCAAGATAGTTTTTACAACCCGATCACAGGATGTGTGCCACCAAATGAAAGCTCACAAGAGTATAGAAGTGGTGTGTTTGTCATCAGAAGCTGCTTGGACTTTGTTTCAGAAGGAGGTAGGAGAAGAAACATTAAAGTCTCATCCACATATACTGAGGCTTGCAAATATTGTTGCTGATGAGTGCAAAGGTTTACCTCTCGCTTTGATTACTCTTGGGCGAGCCATGGCAGGTGAGAAAGACCCCTCAAATTGGGAAAAGGTACTACAAGATTTGAGCAAATTTCCAGCTGAAATTTCAGGTATGGAAGATGAATTGTTTCATAGATTAAAAGTCAGTTATGATAGATTGCCTGACAATGTCATCAAGTCttgttttacatatttttccttattcCCTGAGGATTTGGAGATTTCTAATGAAAACCTTATAGAATATTGGATAGGAGAGGGATTTTTGGGTGAAGTTCATGACATACATGAAGCGCGTGATCAAGggtataaaattattaaaaaactaaagcAAGCATGTTTGTTGGAGAGTTgcagtttaaaagaaaaaagggttaAGATGCATGATGTGATCCATGACATGGTTTTATGGTTAGAAAGTGAATGtgggaagaaaaagaataaattttcattaaacagTGATGATTTTTGGCTGAAGGAATCTCAAGAAATTCCAGATTTGAAAACAGCAAATAAGATGTCATTATGGGATGAGAATGTTGAGGAGTTACTAGAACCATTGGTGTATCCTAATCTCGAGACTTTAATTGTAGCTTGTAATAAGTTGAAGAAATTTCCAAGTGGATTCTTTCAATTTATGCCTCTAATAAGAGTTTTGGATTTGTcagataatgaaaatttaagtGAGTTACCTACTGGGATCG